The DNA sequence GTTCACTTTTCAGTCTGTTTTCTGGCAGTCAGCTATGGATGACTTCTCAGATTGAGCCTGGGGTCaatcccagaaaacacacaacaacccatagcAATGTACGTCTTTTTCACAAGGTTGGGGGCTCACTTTCCTGACTTCTCAGGTTGAGCCTGGGGTCAATCCATGCTGGAAGGCAGTCTCCCGGGTGAAGTCCCAGGAAAAGAGTGGGGCACTGGAGGCTGAGGATGgacagagtggggggggggggagacttctgcctgccaaggacaaaggaggagggagaagggagggaagaagccaAGAGAAGGCTGGGCCGAGAACTGAATCCCAGGCTGCGTAGAAAGAAGTTTGAAAGCGCGTGGTCAGCGTAGAGCCCTGTCGTGCCGTTCAGTTTCCTGGGACAGGTCCTGTGGGGCGTGGCGGAGGCGGAAGAAGCCTTGGGGCGGGAGGGGCGTATGGCCGGGCTGGGCAGCAGGGCCTCCTTCgggaagcagcagcgggaggAGTCCGGCCCGGGAAGGAGGCGCTGGCAGCagccccagcagcagcagcagcagtcccATCATGTCTTCTCCTTGGCGCCTCCTTCCTCATCCTCATTCCCATCGCCTTCTGCTATGCCGGGCCCCGAGGCGACGCGGAGGAAGCTCTCCCGAGGAAGGCGCCCTGGCTGCCGCCCGAGGATGCCTCTGCTGGCGGCCGGGCTGGCTCTCTGCTCGCTCCTGGCCTTGTACGCCTCCTCCTCGCTGGGCCCGAGCTTCCTGCAGCCGCCCCTGCCTGCCTGGCGGCCCGAGGACGAGGACGAGGAGCCTCCGCCGGTGAAGGTGCTGCTGTGGTGGGAGCCCTTCGGGCGGCAGCGGGGCCTGGGCGGCTGCGAGGAGCGCTTCCACATCCGCCGGTGCCACCTCACCACCGACCGCAGCCTCCTCCTCGAGGCCCATGCTGTGCTCTTCCACCACCGGGACCTGGTCCTCCACGGGCTGGACCTTCTCCCCACCAGCCGGCTCCCGGCCCAGCGCTGGGTCTGGATGAACTTCGAGTCTCCCTCCCACTCGCACCACTTGCAGGACTTGGGAGGGCTCTTCAACTGGACCATGTCCTACAAGGTGGACTCGGATGTCTTCGTGCCCTATGGGTACCTCCGCCCCAGCCGGGCCCCGCATCCTATGGGCTCGATGCCCAAGAAGACCAAGCTGGTGGCCTGGGTCATCAGCAACTGGAACGAGGAGCATGCCCGGGTGCGCTATTACCGCCGCCTGAAGGAACATCTCCCCATCGACGTCTACGGAGCCCAAGGCCTGGAGCTGAAGGACGACAGCGTGGTCCAAACCGTCTCGGAGTACAAGTTTTACTTGGCCTTTGAGAACTCCCAGCACCCGGACTACATCACGGAGAAGCTGTGGAGGAACGCCTTCAAGGCCTGGGCCGTGCCCATCGTCTTGGGGCCACCCAGGTCCAACTACGAACTTTTCGCCCCTTCGGATTCCTTCATCCACGTGGAGGACTTCTCTGACCCTAGGCAGCTGGCCGTTTATTTGAAATTCCTCGATAAAAACAAGAGCAGGTACAGGAAGTATTTCGCCTGGAGGAAGCACTACGATGTGCAGGTCACCTCCTTCTGGGATGAACATTGTTGCAAGGTTTGCAACACGGTCAGGACTGCGGGGAAGCAACACAAGACCATCCAGAATCTTGCCAACTGGTTTGAGAGTTGACCTCAGGAGGGCGGACAGGTTTCCATTCAGAATTCCCATCCATAAAGGGAAGGGTGTGTGTCAACAACAAAGAGATCCTCACAGCtagaaaaatgattttaaaaagatatagccttgggtgcagctacactgcagaattaatgcagtttggtggccatagctcaatcctatggaaagctggaatttggtgaggcaccaccactctttggcagaaaaggttgaAGGCCTTTAATTGctacaactcctattattccATATCGTGGAGGCATGGAAGTGAAAGtggtgccccggtggcgaagtgtgttaaagcactgaggttcaaatccggggagcggagtgagcgcccactgttagctccagcttctgccaatctagcagttcgaaaatatgccaatgtgagtagatcaataggtactgctccggcaggaaggtaacagcgctccatgcagtcatactggccacatgatcttggaggtgtctacggacaacgctggctcttcagcttagaaatggagatgagcaccaacccccagagtcagacatgactggacttaacatcaggggaaacctttacctttttttaaactgCGTTGATTCtaaagtgtaaatgcaccccttgGAGGTTTATGACCACCATCACCCTTCAAAATAGTTGCTGCTCAATCAGGCTGGTGTCACCTGGTGCCGTTTCACATGATGTTACACCCCAGGACATTCTCATACAGGGAGCAGTGCTTCTTTgtagtgcacaaaggcaaaactaCATGATTTGAAGCATCATTGCAACCCATGACCAGAGAGCATGGGCATGAGAAGGTTCAGAAATAAATCAGAATAGAGCTTTAGTCTTGTAGATTGATTGATACAGTGGAGGTAAGCTGGGCTTACGAAAAAGGATTTTGTAGTTATATCTAACTACAGGGATATTTTTTtatagaaaataatatatttgtgCTGAAACACACAAATATTTTACAGACCATCTTTTTGGTGTCACCAGCTCTATTGCTGTCACCCATTATGGACCGCACCCTACTAGTGATGCAATTGTGGGCAATACTAAAATAACTAATCAAAATGTCACAAAAATGTGTAATCTTTACAGTTTTTGGAACTATGTGGCACAAAGCAGAGGCATTTGGCTCTTAGGGAGTGATTGAGGTCAAATGTAGACTGCTCATTTCAGTCACTACATGGTGAGTCAGCATGCATTGCTGACTTGGTCTCTCTCCTCTTGGTTTTTTGGGTAGATTTTCATGTTCACTAAATATTTGTGGCATATCATTTATGGAAACTGTTCAGCATATCCCTGACAGAACTGTTTCAGATTGGAAAAGTCCCTTTTGGGTTTTTCCCTACATCTAAAGAGCTAGTTCTTCTCATCACACATCCATGAAGTATTAAATAGAGGAATCCAATACTGATTCTGCCAAATAATTTTGCTGAACTGGCAACTCAACCTACAGAGAGTGACTGAAGCTGTGATTTATGGTGACTTTCCACAGCTTGATTTTTATGGCAAGAGGCCTTATTTTAAGAATGGATAGCAAGTCTGAGATTGTGACTCAATTCTGCTGACATTTTTGCAACTTTTCCTTATCATGGTGAGCACAGTTGGCTAAAAATGTCACCGGAAAATAATTTAGCCCTACTTTAACAAAATAATTTCCCCAGTACTGCCATTTTACAGGCTACCATGTAGCAAGAGcagtttcatcatcatcatcatcattttttcatgtcaggagtgacttgagaaactgcataataataataacaacaacaacaacaataacaataataatatgtcatacaataaaataataagcgGATTCCATATAGGAAAGTGCTATGCACTTATTTGGGCCTCTGATCTAGCTGGATTCTAGCTCAATATCCAAACTATGTGCCAGCAACTCAGCAGGGTTTTGGAAAGACATCTTTTCCAGTCATAGCTATACAAGCCAAGCAGTGAGcctgaaaaaaatgtttgttttaaccCAGTGCTGTGATTCACCTTGTCATGTTATTCAGAGGGAATTTTCAGTGCAGCAGAATAAAGTTTCATGGCTGGGCACTGCTAGACTTTCATGCTTCTTCAGAGCCAGCATTCTGTATATAATCCATCTCTCTTCAGTGATGGATTCCATAGATCTCATTCAGATTCAATGCACTATGCGAAAGATTTATACATCTTTTGTTGTAAATGCAGCGTTTGTTTTGATGAGAGTTCTTTAGAATGCTCACCTGTGTTGAACCCAGAGATTATTATCAGGAAATGATTTGCAAGATGTGTCCTGGGAGTTCTGAACTCTATCAAtaatctgggggcccttccacacagccatataactcagaatatcaaggcagaaaatcccacaaatatctgctttgaattgggttatctgaatccacactgctatatattccagttccaagcagataatgtgggattttattcagctgtgtgtaaggggccttagagtgcatctacactgtagaattaatgcagattgacaccgtGTTAACATACAAGTTGACACCATACCTCCATACTAGGGAATCCAGGGAGCTGGAGTTTGGTGAAGTATTAGCACTTTTTGgcacaaaagacaaaaaaaaccctttaaaactacatctcccaggatttcatatcatggagccatggtagttaaacttTCAAAATCTTAATCCTGTAGCATAGATGCACCTTTTGAGTGGCAGCAGAAAGAGAAATAGCTATTTGTGACATCCATATATAGGACAGTACATTGAATCCACTCTTCGTTTTAGTTCAAACTTGGTTCTTAGCCCTGTCTCTCAAATTGGGTGTCTTGGATAATTCATTTATAGTTGGGCTAAAACACAGCACAAATCCACCTCTCCACTGATACAGAAACTGCCAGCCTGCAGAGACATGTATTTTCCATCTGTATGTCAATTAATCAAGTTTGAATCATCAGTCACACAAATCCCTTCTTCTTCTGAAGGGCTTGAATATTAAAAGACacatgcatatttatatattccCTGCCAAACAGATCTTTTTTATGGATCAAAATCAAAGCTGATTTCTTTTTCAAGCAGCATcttccagaatctcccagcaCTCATTGCCTTTCCAAGTTGTGTTCTCAATTTCTCCTTGTAGGGGAAGCTTTTGCCATTGCtaaaaacttgattcttggattgTACAGAGGAGAAGGCCCAAGTGTTTTGAAAATTACTTATTTCAGGCAGCCCCTATTATTCTGTAGGAATGCCATCTTTCACTACTCTTAATTGGACAATGTAAAAGGTCTAGGAGGACTGAGTAGTATTCTGCATTCGCCTGAAGATGTCAGGGAGTAAATCTATAGCAATCTTTCCAAAACTCTAGTCCtttagatattttggacttcggctcccagaaaCTTCAGCTGCTCTGGCAActtatcagggattctgggaactgaaatccaaaacacctggaagaccagagcttggaaacactGTTTTGGATTTATTACCTGATATCTCCATCTGAATCCACAAcgaaggcccctttcacacagctgtataaaatccacattgaactggattatatggcaatggggactcagataatccagttcaaagcagatattgtggattatctgccttgatgttctggattatatgactgtgtggaagggctcccaaacaggccctatatcacaggatctgatcccaggttttctgctttaaactggattgtataaaTCCACACTTTGATTAAAACCCCAAAGGGTTGCTGACAATAATAAAACTAGATTGAAGGTAGCTTCATAATGTGATTCGATGTACATAGACTGTCGTCGAGCTTCCAACATTACCAGAAATACAAAAACATGTTTGAGAACACAAGAAGGTTGTTTACATCCCCCTCTGCTCAGGCCCTTTGCTTAAATTGAATTACTGATCCTCGCGGAATAATCCTATTGAATCCATCGCTGAATGGTAAAGCATCAGTTATGTAAAGTCTATTGAACTAATAGGTTTACTCCTGTCGGAACTAGGAACTGCATTTATCCCTTTGCATTTTATCCATATCACTTTAATATCAGAACTGAATTTAAATTAAACTATGTGTTCATAGAAGTCCTTACATTGCAAATGGCACAAAGAAACCTCTGTGTAGGACTCCTCCGATGATTTCCCAGGAGACAACAACTGTACAGATGTCATCAAAACAAACAGCTTTAGGGGATATAAAGAATTCCTTTCATTAAAAACTACGCCCAGGAAGAAAAGCCAAGGGGGTCAAGCCGAGAAGAAATGACGCAAACACTGTCTTTAGCTGCAGGTTTGTGTATGTTTACAGGCATTTAGGTAGTCTTCCTGCGCTGTGATaggggaaaaaacaacaagaCATGATTGCTTCATCAGATTTATTTTTAATGGATAAGACCTGCATCCTATGAAAATGTAACTGGTTGGAAAATTCACTGTTAGAAGCGGGGTTTATGTTTGACATGTATAGGAATCTgctataatttatttttgtatgttagTAAATTGTATGATTCATTGATTAATCAAGGACTTTGGATTTAAAATAAACCCTGTGATCAGAAGGTACAATGCCCACAGGGGATACATTTTCCTCTATGCATTTCCTACGGCTTCAAGgggtgattctatggtaacttctggcagaagcatactatagaattacTTGGTGAACCTAGACAATAGAGAgaatctatgtgttgtcgaaggattcatggccagaatcactgggctgctgtgaatttttcgggctgtatggccatgttccagaactatttgctcctgaaatttcacccacatctatggcaggcatcctcagaggctgtgtggtctgttggaaaccaggaaagtgatgtttatatatctgtggaaggtctagggtgggagaaagaactcttgtcagttggaggcaagtgtgactgtttcaattggccaataatcagggccaattaacacctcccaacaagggattccaccaggcaggaaaaagctaacctttgaagctgcaaggccattcagtgctaaccaaggtggtcagttgcaacattcacacttgcctcaaacagacaagagttctttctcccaccctagacatttcacagatatacaaATCccccctgcctagtttccaacagacctgacaacctctgaggatgcctgccatagaggtgggcaaaacgtcaggagagaatgcttctggaacatcgccatatggcccggaaaactcacagcaacgcagagAGGATCTATTTCATTTCATGTGGATAGATGAAACTGTGGGTACTGTTGCTGTGGCTATGGAGGTTGTACTTCCAGATGAGAGCTTGGAAATATCTTCGGTActgaaactcccagaattccccagctagaaggatacataagggattctgagagctgtcaTTCAAAAAAAAGTGAATTTTCCAGTCAAGTATGGTTCAAATCAGGCTGGTTCACATTGTTTGCATTCATTGAAGAATTTTTCTAGCTGCAGATAGGGAATGTGGAAGTGCCACATTTTTCATTTACTGAATGAGGCTGAAAAGGCAAATCGTGgtaacagtagactctcagttaaacagaacccatggggattggtagatgccagatgaATGTTGTttctagttgcttgagagtttctaTTTAAAACAGTATCCCCCATACTACACTATGCTATAAACTCTGTAGTATCCCCCATACTACACTATGCTATAATTTTTTGtgtgccagaagtgacttgagaaactgcaagtcgcttctggtgtgagagaattggctgtctgcaaagacattgcccaggggacgcctagatgtttgttgttttaccatccttgtgggggcttctcttatgtcactgcattgggagctggagctgacagatgggagctcatccgtactctccctggatttgaaccagcaaccttaagcaaattaagacaaataaaggCAAACTGAACTTTTACATTTCTCTTAAAATGATTTcatatgcatttttatttaaagtatttcttcaattttcttttgcaagttgcttgagagttctggttactTGGGTTCCAGTTGACTGAGAATTTACTGTATGTCTTTAAAGGCAGGGCAACAGAGGCCAAAAAGAGATTGGCAAATCCTTGACATCTTGCTGTACAAGCCTGttattgtattggttttagcAGAGAAACTAGAAACATGTTGTTTCCACTTCTACTTAACCATAGTTTTGTTGTTTCATCTACATGCCAAATTGTTGTTCATATCAATTGTTTGtgaaatgatggtggtaataatTCCAATGTACTTTCTGTTCAAGATACAAATGATATCTTGCAAAGATACTGCAGAAAACTGCTCCGAAGTCCCTTTTTTCTCATATCAATGTTTTTACATGGAGAAGCACATTCTAAAAAGAAAATCAAGTGAGACAAAGGGTATTCTAGTTATCTGGATCAGATGAGCCTGAATGCTGTTACAATGTCAGTAACTCAGGGAATTTTATACTTGCAGGCATTTTGCTCCTCAATACCcaaaagaaggaaaatatgtTTATATTTGTAGTAATATTTCTGATAAGATGACAATAAAATAAgtgaaatgaagcaaataaagctgttctctctttttttatcCTGTTTTCTTAAACGTTTATGATAGGAATGGAAGCTTTCATTATCCATGAATAACATGATTTTccttctgtgttgtcaaaggctctcATGTGAGTGTTTCctgctgcatggccatgttccagaagcattctctcctgacatttcacctacatctatggcagacctcacaacctctgaggatgtctgtcgtagatgtgggtgaaacgtcaggagatgcttctggaatatggccataaagccagaaaactcacaataacccagatttttcttctttttaatctaACACAAAAGTAGCTATCCTgttttgttgggtttttaaaaaaggtttcagCTCTCTGAATGAAGCACATCTGTGGCCAGTGCCAGGCACAGCAATTAAACACTTCCACTTCCTTATGAGGAACAAAGTTTACTCTTGATTTACACACATATGAGCATGTTCAAATGGGAGTGGAAACAGAAACCACCAAAAACATAGTTCTTAAATTCAGTTCTGTATTTCCTACTGGTTCATGCTGCCTTTGATATTAATTCCTATTCTCTGTGCTTTCTAGAGATTGTTCCATGATCCTGCTGAACTACTCAGCAGCCGTTCCGTCTAGTTCTCTGCCTAAACTTTGGCCACATcttcactgtacaattaatgcagtatgacatcatttcaattgccatggctcagtgctatgaaataatgggatttgtagtttcatgagacaCCAGTATTCTCTGGTAGAGAAACCTCAAGACctttaaaactataattcccatgatttcatagcattgagccatagtagttcaagtggtgtcaaactgcattcattctaccccTTGAGAGCTATGAATTGGTGCTTTAAGTGTGTTTCATCACTCATGCCGATAACAATAAGgactttaaactgtttttaatacCTTTTTAATTCTTCTTAACTTCATTTTATTCTTGTGTTACCTGGCAGCATTTGTTTATgctgggtttggtccccatgtaagttgccccgagtgccttcagggagatgaaggtgggatataagaataaagttgttgttgttgttgttgttgttgttgttgttgttgttgttgttattattattattattattattattattattattattattatccgggGATTTGAAGTGTCTTAGTTTTGTGACTAATTTAATGTTTCCTTTTCGTATGTTTTGAACTGTGAAATTGTCTTTCCACATTTGGAGGTTTGacgtttgtggatttgattatgtgcagatatgttctctctagaaatctctaggtcctccaggttttTCCACTTCCATGGGGGTCCTATGTCCCCAACCCCAGAAAATGTGAATGGCTGACTGTATTGCTCTTTTAAACTGTAggttgccttgagtcccaattGAAGGAGAAAAATGGGTTGTTGATGAGTAAGAGTATGTGATAGGACTTCTTGTTTACATTGCACAGGGGTGTGACGTGCTTGTTTTGTAGACAATAGTTTGAATCCTATGAATCACTGTTAGAGATATATCCAACTTTTACATGGTGAATCAACATATAAGTAAATCCTCTTGATTACATGGGTCTAACCTAGTTAGAGCTAAGCCTTTATTCCCCTATGTTAACCTCTGAGAACCTTTTGTTTCAACGTGTTGTGTGGCTGGGTATCTGTGAATCACATTGAATAATTGCAATGAATAgtaattttcaaatgtgttatccACACAGTTCTTTCGTAGTTCTGGTCTGTGTAATGGGAAGCACCTTAGGCCACACTATGGTGGACctatcaagatttgttcaggatggggtttgtctttgcctccTTCTGAGACTGAAACGTTGTGCCTTACCTAGAGCCACCCAATGGGGttctatgactgagcagggatttgaac is a window from the Anolis carolinensis isolate JA03-04 chromosome 3, rAnoCar3.1.pri, whole genome shotgun sequence genome containing:
- the fut4 gene encoding alpha-(1,3)-fucosyltransferase 4, coding for MAGLGSRASFGKQQREESGPGRRRWQQPQQQQQQSHHVFSLAPPSSSSFPSPSAMPGPEATRRKLSRGRRPGCRPRMPLLAAGLALCSLLALYASSSLGPSFLQPPLPAWRPEDEDEEPPPVKVLLWWEPFGRQRGLGGCEERFHIRRCHLTTDRSLLLEAHAVLFHHRDLVLHGLDLLPTSRLPAQRWVWMNFESPSHSHHLQDLGGLFNWTMSYKVDSDVFVPYGYLRPSRAPHPMGSMPKKTKLVAWVISNWNEEHARVRYYRRLKEHLPIDVYGAQGLELKDDSVVQTVSEYKFYLAFENSQHPDYITEKLWRNAFKAWAVPIVLGPPRSNYELFAPSDSFIHVEDFSDPRQLAVYLKFLDKNKSRYRKYFAWRKHYDVQVTSFWDEHCCKVCNTVRTAGKQHKTIQNLANWFES